One Solea senegalensis isolate Sse05_10M linkage group LG3, IFAPA_SoseM_1, whole genome shotgun sequence genomic window carries:
- the LOC122766202 gene encoding extracellular calcium-sensing receptor-like has product MRIFLDNKFLLLMFSCFSSAVSSSSCQLQEQFNLNGMHKTGDVILGGLFAINFFSADPDLTFTSELQLPTCYGFHDIGFRQAQTMAFAIDEINRNSNLLPNVTLGYSLYDNCLQIGIGFRAALTLVSGQEEQVTLEENCVGTPPVLGIVGDATSSNSIAISTVLGLYRVPLVSYFATCSCLSDRQKFPSFFRTIPSDAFQVNAMIQILKHFGWTWAGLIISDDDYGVHAARSFHSDLGPAGGGCLAYTEILPWGDDPAELRRIVDVMRKSTARVVIVFANKSRMINLMKEVVRQKVTGLQWIASEAWTSVDVLQTPHFMPYLGGTLGIAIRRGEIPGLRDFLLQIHPDPHHNKTDENNMVNQFWEHTFQCRFAPPPAGWVEAGGQLCTGQEVVENVENEFFDVSDLRPEYNVYKAVYALAYALDDMLQCEPGRGPFSNNTCAHLQRLEPWQLVHYLGKVNFSTTFGDEVSFDENGDTIPIYDIMNWVWLPDRSTKVQIVGEVKRSAFKGEELTLDEDKIFWNFESKQPPRSVCSESCPPGTRMATKKGEPDCCFDCVPCSEGEISNATDSMECTSCPEDFWSSLQRDHCVPKKTEFLSYHEPLGICLTTTSLLGTFICVVVLGIFIHHRGTPIVRANNSELSFLLLVSLKLCFLCSLLFIGRPRLWTCQLRHAAFGISFVLCVSCILVKTMVVLAVFRTSKPGGESSLKWFGAVQQRGTVLLLTSIQAAICTAWLVSASPAPHKNTQYHSDKIVFECAVGSTVGFAVLLGYIGLLAVLSCLLAFLAKNLPDSFNEAKHITFSMLIFCAVWVAFVPAYISSPGKYADAVEVFAILASSFGLLMALFGPKCYIILLRPERNTKKAIMGRGTT; this is encoded by the exons ATGAGGATATTTTTAGACAACAAGTTTCTCTTGCTAATGTTCTCCTGCTTTTcttctgctgtgtcctcctcctcttgtcagttacaggaACAGTTTAATCtgaatgggatgcacaaaactggagatgtgattctaggtggactTTTTGCAATCAACTTCTTTTCTGCTGATCCTGACCTCACTTTTACCTCAGAGTTACAGCTACCTacctgctatgg TTTTCATGATATAggattcagacaggctcagaccatggcttttgctattgatgagatcaacagaaactccaacctgctgcctaatgtgactctgggatacagtctgtatgataactgcctACAAAtaggaattggatttcgtgcagcactgaccttagtcagtggtcaagaagagcaagttacattagaggagaactgtgtaggaactcctccagtcctaggaaTTGTGGGTGATGCTACCTCTTCAAATTCTATAGCCATTTCTacagtcttaggtttgtacagagtgcctctg gtgagttattttgccacatgttcctgcctgagtgacagacagaagttcccatctttctttaggacaatcccgagtgatgcttttcag gtgaatgctatgattcagattctaaaacactttggttggacttgggcaggtctgatcatcagtgatgacgattatggagtccacgctgcccgatcctttcactctgatctgggtccagctggtggaggttgtctggcttatacagagattttgccctggggtgacgaccctgctgaactaaggagaatagtggatgtgatgaggaaatctacagctcgagtggtgattgtgtttgccaATAAGAGTCGTATgattaacctcatgaaagag GTGGTCAGGCAGAaggtgacaggcctgcagtggattgccagtgaagcctggacatcagttgatgtgctccagactccccacttcatgccgtacctgggtggaacactgggcattgccatccgtcgaggagaaataccaggactcagggacttcctgttacaaatacatCCAGACCCACATCACAACAAGACAGATGAAAATAACATG gtgaatcagttttgggaacacacatttcagtgtagatttgcaccacctccagcaggttgggtggaagctggaggacaattatgcactggacaggaagttgtagagaatgtggagaatgagTTCTTTGACGTTTCAGACCTCaggccagagtataatgtgtataaggctgtgtacgctctggcatatgctcttgatgacatgctgcagtgtgagccagggagaggacctttcagcaacaacacctgtgctcatttacaaagactggagccatggcag CTTGTTCATTACTTGGGAAAAGTGAACTTCtccacaacatttggtgatgaagtgtcatttgatgagaatggtgataccataccaatatatgacatcatgaattGGGTATGGCTCCCTGACAGAAGTACTAAAGTCCAGAttgtgggtgaggttaagaggtcagccttcaaaggtgaagaactcacactggatgaagacaaaatcttctggaactttgaatctaAACAG cctcctcggtcagtgtgcagtgagagttgtcctccaggtacccgcatggccacaaagaagggggaacctgactgttgttttgactgtgtcccttgttctgagggagaGATCAGCAATGCGACTG actccatggagtgcaccagttgtccagaagatttctggtccagcctccagcgtgaccactgtgttcctaagaaaacagagttcctctcctaccatgagcctctgggtatctgcttgacaaccacctcactgttgggcacatttatctgtgttgttgttctgggcatcttcatccatcatcgtggcacacctatagttcgtgccaacaattcagaactcagttttcttctcttggtgtcactcaaattgtgtttcttgtgttcattgctcttcattggacgacccagattatggacttgccaactaagacatgcagcatttggcatcagctttgtactttgtgtctcatgtattctggtgaaaaccatggtggttctggctgtgtttaggacctccaaaccaggaggggagtccagtctgaagtggtttggtgctgtgcagcagagagggacagttctgctTCTAACTTctattcaagcagcaatctgcactgctTGGCTTGTCTCTGCATCACCAGcacctcataaaaacacccagtatcacagtgacaagatagtttttgagtgtgcagttgggtccacagttggttttgcagttttacttggttatattggtctACTGGCTGttctcagttgtttgttagcttttctagcgaaaaatcttccagacagtttcaatgaggccaaacatatcactttcagcatgctgatcttctgtgcagtgtgggtggcctttgttcctgcttacatcagctctccaggcaaatatgcagatgcagtggaggtatttgccatcctggcctccagttttggcctcttgatGGCACTGTTTggacctaaatgttacataatcctgttgagaccagaaagaaacacaaagaaagccatcatgggtcgtgGCACCACATAG